agaaaacatctcGGTAGCAATCTGACATCACCCCTCCCTGGCTCTCTCTCCCAGACCCTGGCGGAGACGGGGACTGGGGGAAAGCCAGGCCGCGGGTAGGCACAATCCCAGAGCGGAGGGGCCTGGCCGGGGTGCCTCCCTGCTGTCTCCAGGACCCGTGCCTCTGCCTCTTCATGCGTGAGGCTCCCCCCAAGGGTCTCCATGCACCTCTTAGGCACCCCTGACCCCCCAGGTCCTGGATTCTCCTCAAGTCCCAGATGCTCAGAAGCTCGGCTGCCCAGTCACTTAGGGAAGGTGCCTCCTGGGGTCTGGATTCAATACGACTCCTGGGTGGGTCTCACATGCAGCCCATGTAGGAAACCTCAGCTTTAAGCTAAATCCTCCAAATTCCACTGACGGCTGTCCTCACGTGGGACCAGGGGTTGAGAGGGGACTGGCCACGTGCGGGAATTCAGGGCTCGAGGGGAGAGGATTCTGCCAGCCACCTCGGGGAGGCAGCCCGCCCTGCCCCGAACTGCCAGGGTCCAGCTTTACCTTTTCTGCTTGGCTGAGCTCTTCCTTACTCCTTAGCCTATCCCTGTGGGGGGGGTCTGGGCCCAGGCCCTCGTCTTCTAACAACTGCGCGTTCATGGTCAAGAGCCAGGCGGCCGTGCGGTCCAGGGCATTGGGGCTCACGGGTGAAGGGCCCTGCGATGAAACACAGCTgtgaggggctggagggaggggtggggggtggccctGGGTGAGCCCCAGGGACAAGTGGCTCAGAAGGAATCTTTAGCTGACTGGGCACGTCTGATGCAGCCCCCGGCCCAGGCAACTCCAGGTAGCCTGAAGCAGAGTCGAGAGCCCAGGTGGCCTCCTGAGCGTGGCTCTCTGCTGCCCAAGTGAGAGCGAGTGGACCTGGCCCGCCAGGTCAGTGTCCGGCCCACAGTACATCTGTTACCCTACTGCGTGTACAGCCCTGGAGGCCATCTCAGAGCAGGAGGGGGCCTGGGGGCCACGTCAACCCCTACCTGGGTCGGGTTTTAACAGGCTTGGAACTGGAGATGGACggacccctccctcttcctccttgaCCCCAGCTGTCTCCGAGGAAACTGGCAGAGGGACCCCCGGGCCGCAGTGTCCCTGGTTCACAGGACGCAGGCAGGGGCCAGTGGGGCCGGGGGGTGCACAGGCTGGTGGGATGGGGACGAGTGGGGCATCGTTCGGCATGGGATGGCAGCGGGTGCGGGTGGCGATGACACGGCCAGGAGGAGCAGCACAACACGGGTTCAGGCCGCCCCCCGGCGCCGGAGCCCGGCAGTACTGACCTGCTTGTGCACGGCACGAGGCTTCAGCTCGGGGCTGTCGCCCTTGGAGGAGGAGGACTGTTGCCGCAGCCGGGCTCCAGGGCCAGCCCAGTCGGGCGAGGCCGACGCCAGGGTCCCACTCGAGGGCCGCGGGTACTGCAGGGTGCTCAGCAGGGTGGGTGGCGTCCGGCCGCGGGGCgcgggaggcggcggcgggggtgggggcggcggcTGGTCGATCCTCCGCTGGGGGCCGGCGCTGTTTTGCCGCGGCCCCGGGGGCTGCCCACCCTTCTCAGTCAGCGACACCTGTCGCCGCGCCAGCTCCCCGGGGCGCCGCCCCAGCTCCTCGGCGGTGCTGCTGAAACTTCCCAGCTTGGCGGCAGCTGCCAGGTCCTCGCTGTTGCTGTGGGAGCTCAAGGAGCTGTGGCCCTCGGAGCCGGAGTCGCCAAGGCCACGGGGAGACAGCGGCAGGCCGGCCGCCATCTGGTACACAGGGTTCTGGAAGGAGAGCGGCGCCAACAGCTGGGGCCGGCCCGGCGCGCCCTCCGAGGTGCCCGCTGTGCTCGGCGTCTGGCCTGCCCGCCGCACCGTAGCCAGCCCTGCCAGGCTCACTGGGGCCACCCGGGCCGGCCACCCAGCCACCAGCTGAGCTGCAGGTGCCTGCCCGTCGACGGCGAGGGCGTCGGGGCCCGCCGGGGAGCCCGCCTCCCCGTCCAGCGTGCGGGCGTCCTGGAGGTCCACCATGGACAGGCTCTTGCCACCGTTGGCCATCTGAAGATCAGGCTCGTTGGCTTCCGAGTAACTCGAGCTGCGGGCAGGTGAGGGCTGGACCCCGGAGGACCTTGTGACAAAAAATAAGTCCTTGTTTTCGGGGGTTGGAGACGGTAACCGGGTGAAATCTATCAGACTGCAGGGAGACAAGCACACACAGGgaaagaagggggaagagaagaaCTGTGAATGCAGCCAAGGCGGGTCCCAACCGAGAGCCCCCGCCAACCTGCCGCCCACCCGGTGGCCTGAgccagggtggggggaaggggaggggagaagagggaaggcagggaggggaggaggtgtgggGGTAGTGAGAGTGGGAGAGTCCCGGGGCCCAGTGGCGCAGCTGCAAAACCAAACCACAGCCCGGGCAGCTGACCCTGGCAGAAGCCACCACGAGGGCGAGGGGCTGATGGCTGCTCCAGCACGGAACCTCTGCACTAGGGACCCGCGCTCCCAGGGTCAGGCCAGGCGGCCTGGCAGGCCCTTTCCCTGCTCAGCTGCATCTTGGGACGGTAGGTTCTGGGGCCTGAAGTGTTCTGGAAAATCCCTCTGACTAAATCCAAACCCACGACGCAGTGGCTCTCTGCTGTCCAAGGGTCCTGCACCGAGAACTAGGGCTTCAAAGCCACGGgggctccctctgcctcttccctctcGCTCCTAGTCACACTGGCAACTAGGTGGGGGCCTGAGCTGAGAGAAGCCTCCACCTGCACCCTCCTGCTGCCACCCGTCTGACTGGCAGGCGGGGGCTGGCGCTTCCGGCAGAAGCGAGGAATCAGAGGAGGCTCCTCCGGGCGTGACTCAGGCGGGGAGGGCCTGCACCTGCCGTGGCAGGCCataccctcacccccaccccggaCTCCCAGACTCTCCCTGGCCCCTCCCTGGAAGCCAACTCCTTGGAAGGGGGCACAAAGCCAGGTGGGCTTTGGAGGGAAGAATACGGGGGGTGAACAGGGCTCTGAGTGGGCTGGAGGCAGCAAGAACTTGGGGGTTCAACATGGGCTTAGAAAGGAGTTGGCTTAGCCTGGGATGGTGAGGAACTGCCAAGTCCCAGGTGATGGGACTTAGGCAGGGCAGGTAGCGGCCACTCGGGGCCACAGCACTTGTGGGCCGAGAAGAAGTGGACAAGGGCAGCAGGTGGAGCCGGGAGAAACCCAGACCAGCCATGGGCCTGGGCCGTCCTTCCACACAGCCAGCTCAAGTCTCCTGAGAACCCATGTGCCCGGACACCTCTCGAGCCACCACTCGGCTAAGGTGTGTTCCCCACCTGAATCTCGGCTTTGCCTCACTTGGAAGATTATATGAACGGCCCCTCAAGACTTAGAGGGACCCGAGAAGGGGCATCAAGGTCTCTGCATCTCCCGCCTCCCCCTGGGCCTCCAGTCCCTCGCACCACATCCCCAGGTCCTTGATCTCAACGCCCTCGTCTGCTAAAAGCCTGCTGCCGCCACCATTTCAGAACCAGAGAGCTCCCAACTCTGCTGCTCCAGCCTCATCCTCACTAGCTGGTCCAAGATGGCCCTGGTAGAGGAGGGGAGCGTACAACTGCACCATAAATAGTTCACCGTAAATGCCAAGGTCCTCATTTTGATGTCATCACTCAGAGAACACTTTGCCTCCCCCTCCACTGTTGTTGTATTTACTGGGCACTCgtcccagggctgggggctcagaGCAAGAGCTGGGCCTCAGCATCTCTCTAGTTTCCCAGGCTCCCAGTCTCTAAGCCTTACAGTCACCTGAGCTCCTCCTGAAAACACACACCCTGGAGCGTCACTTCTGGAGGTTCTGATTCAGGTCCAGGAAATACCAGGAAACACATACAACCCAGTGATGTGGAAGTGTTTGGGACCAGTAATTGTTCTTCAACAAAAGACGGGGTGTCTTTCTCCAGGCCTTTGTCTGTGttagtccctctgcctggaacgccTTTTCCACCAATGGAGGTATTACTTTTTCCTAAGCTCCAAACTATAGCACTACCTCCTCCAAGAGGCCTTTCCTGATTTTTCCCAAATAGAACTTCACTACTTAGGGCCTGAAAAACACACCTGAGTCTCATTCAGCTTGTTTTATAAACACCAGCGTAGGTATCTTCCACCCCAAATGAGACTGCAGGTGGCTGCGCCTTGTCTGAACAGGCACCCCGCAACACCCAGCACGCCCGGCAGCTCTTACCCAGAGACGTCGTTCTCGATCGCCACCTTCTGCAGCCCCGCTGAGACGCTGCTGCTGCCCGAGCCGGGCGTAGAGGCCAAGTCGTTGGTCCCTGCAAGCTGCCCACTGCCTGGGGCACTCAGTGCTGTGTGCACGTCCCTCAGGATTCGAGGCAGAGGCCCCAGTTTGGATACGATGCTCTGCAAAAACACAGCAAGAGGCAGGTGTGACCCACTGGGGCTGCCTGTGGAGGCCAAGTGCGCTGTAGCCACTGTGTTCAAAACTTCTAAGGAGCCAGTCAGAAATGCAGGCCCGCCCTCCCACGCAGGTCAGATCCGGCAGGTCTGGGATGCGGTAGGGAGCCCAGAAATCGCAAATGACGTTTTTACCAGCTCCCCACATGTTTCTGGGACAGGGTGCGAGGCCCACAGGGAGAAACGCTAACCTAGTCCAAGCCTTTCACCCCAGGTCTGTCCTACCTCAGTTCCCCCACAGAGAGGACAGGCCACACGGAATCCCGGACCTTCCCCACCTATACCTCCCCACCTGAGAGGCTTGGCTCGGGGATGGCTCCCTCCCATGTCATCTACTCCACAGGGTGGGCTGGGCCCTGACACCTGAGCCCCAGGGGCAACGGCCCAGACACCAGGCAGGCACCACCACACGCCTGTCGGGCAGACAGTGGCACCTGGGCTGGCTAAACCTCGCTCTCCTGGTTTCGAGCGATGGTGCTAAGCGTTCCGGGCTGGGGACAGGGGACTCTGCCTTCCCCTGGCTTATGCCCCAGCTTCCATCTAGGGCTTTGTGCAAAAAGAAAGTGTGAAAACTCGTGTAGTCAACAGAGAAGAGACGTGAGTGGCAAACAGCTCGACTTTCAATCCTGCTGCCAACTTCTGTAGCTCCCGCCTGGTTGCGCGGACATGGAAGACGGTGGCAGGGCACAGGCGCTCAGTTAAGTGGTGGCCGGAGACTGAATGGTGTTTGGCAGCAGTGAAGGGAGAGAAGCCCTTGGCCctcatttccatttctccctcctgGGTCTCTCGGAGCCAAAGGGCAACGGACATAAAGGAGCAGAAATGACTGCAACAGCATGTTTGTAGTTAAAAGCTGGGCCTAATCTGAACGTCCAGTAAACTAAATGGTGCAGTCACATGACAGGACAGTCTGTGCCATTAGAAAGGTCACCGTGGCGGTGTGGCATGTACTGTCGTAAAAAGATGCCGATGACGGAGGAGTGAGAAACGCATGTGGCACTGCACGCGAAGTTCTCACTTTAACAAAAAGGGAAGGGACTTTGCCTATGTGTGTACTTAACATATGCACAGGTGTATCTAGAAGGCTACACACCAGAGCGCTCTGAGTGGTCACCCCTAGGGACGGGACAGGAGTAAGAAGGCCTTCCAGTCCTAGTTCAGCAGTAGCTACTTTTGTAAGATGGTCTCACAGAGCCCCGGAAAGCAGATGTTCTGTAAGTGGATCCTGGCAGGCCCAGCCCTTGCTGCCAAGAACCTGCTCACTGTGCGAGCTGGGGCTGCTTGGGACAGTGGAACCCAGGCCACGGTGGCTGCAGCAATGTCAGAGAGGTCTAGGGAATAACCATTTCAACTGATGGCCAAGGGCAATTCTGGAAAGGTTTGCAACTTCCTGCCTGACATGTGGAGGTGTGGCATCTTCAGTCTTCTTTTTCATATCGGTGGCCTTAAAACCCAGAGCAAGGACGTTTTCAGAGAAGCAGCTAACCCTGATCACATTTTTCGGAGGCAGGGAGCACACCCTCAGCAATGGACTCCATCCACTCAACGCCACAGCCAAAGCCCCAGTACACAGAGCGGCCTCCCCTGGGCGGGGGCTGCCGCGTGAACACGGCGCTCCCCACCGAGGAAGTGGGCCCCGAGATCCCCAGCGCTGacagggcctgggctgggccctcGGGCTCCGGCGCCCGGCAGGGCCGCTGATCCGCACCGCACAGGCGAACCCTCTGGGCCCCTGGCTACTCTGGGAGCTGTAGCGGCCTGAAGCAGCTCTGGTGGCCTTCGGCCCGCCCTCCGCCCATTGGGCCCGGTGCACAGGCACCTGCTCCAGCTGGCTGACGGCCTCCCAGAGCAGCGAGTGCAGGCTGGAGAGCTCGCGGCCCAGGTCGATGTAGCCCTCGAAGCCGGCCGTGTTGGAGATGGTCTCGGGGTTGGAGATCTCCAGCAGGAAGCGCTGCATGTTGGTCCACTCGTGCTCCAGGAACTGGTTCATGAACGACATGTACTCCTCCTTGCTGCCAAACCTGGAGCCGAGCAGACGGGGTGAGTGCCCTGGGCCCCACCCAGGAGCCCCCCTTCGCCACTTACTCCCCAGCCAGCCAATCCACTCTGGCTCAGGGCCCTCATGGCTAAGGCTAGAGACCCTTTCTGGGCCTTTTCTCACAGGACCTGGAAGGTTCCGTGGCCCTCACTCCCCATTCACTGGCAGTCAcaatctccttcctcttttcccccaAATGGCAATGGCCCGGTGCGCAGACGACTCTCAGTCCATGCCCGGCCAGGTCTCTCTGCTGAGCTTTCAGACATATTCTGCCACGGGCACCTCCCCCTTCGTCCTCAGCTTGGCCAGATCTGCGGTCATCTCCGGCACCCCGGACCTGCGCCCTCCTCTGGGGCTCCCTGCCCCAAGGGGAGATGCCACCACCCAGCAGAGAGCTGCACGAGGAGCCCGGCCGTGGTCAGCTCCCCCCGTGCCTCCCCCACCACTGGCCAGGCTGCTGACCTTACCTTCTAATCACCCCGTGACCTCGCAGCAGTGCCTCCAGCATCGCCACCTCCCGTGCCCAATACTTGCATCCCTTTGCTGTTACCAGAAGCGTAATTTtgctctcctcccagcctctcgCCTGCCAGTCccgccccctccaccccctggcCCCACTGCAGTCAGGCTGAACTCTGCAGGACTCTCACCCTCTCCCTCGCTCCAAGACCCTGCCTGGCCTTCAAAAGCCCCTGCTTTCCTCTTGGGtctcatctcccacctcccccagcctggCACTTGCTGATTCAGGGACTGCACAGTGCCTGGTCCCTCCCGGGCCTGTGTGCCCCTGCTGCCCTTCATCCTGACACGCAGGTGGGGGAGAACGTCTTCTAGGaagcctccctctctcctctcccaagAAGCGCAGGGCCCTCCTGTGAGCCCGTGTGCCCACATCCACCCGCTCTCTCCCCTGCTGTAGGGCTGTCTCCCGGAGGGCAGGCCGGGCCCAGAGGAGGCCCAGAGGGGGACCCCAGCCACACCTCCTGAGAGCGCCTTGATGACCCAGCCCTTCCGTTTCCAACCACTCCCTCTAAGGTACAGCGAGAACACTGAAGTGCTTCACTAGCAAAGACGTCCTTGGCAGCCTTAGATAAGGACAATCCGAAACAAGCCGGGTGCCCAACCACAGGGGTCGGCTTCAGGAGACACAGGCCCTTGTCCCTCCAAGGCATATTAGTCACTCATTTCAAAACCAAGCGTATGAATGGTAAGTACGTGGGAGAATCCTTATGATAAAATGTTCATTCAAAGAagcagaagggggcttccctggtggcgcagtggttgagagtccacctgccgatgcaggggacactggttcgtgccccggtccgggaagatcccacatgccgcggagcggctgggcccgtgagccatggccgctgagcctgcgcgtccggagcctgtgctccgcaacgggagaggccacgacagtgaggggcccgcgtaccgccaaaaaaaaaaaaaaagcagcagaaagaaaaaataccttgTCTTCTCCCCTTTGAAAATTACACGGAAACATACCACAGCGGCATGTATGTTCAGTAGGGGAGCTGGGGTGCGGGGAAGGACTGAGGACAGCAGGGACTGGCCTGCCACACGGCCCAGCTCTGGGGCGGACCCTGCCGTCGGGGGACGTGGCACTCACTTGGCGAAGTTGGCCAGGTTCTGGGTGACCTTGGCGATGAGGGTGAGTGTGCGGGCGGTGCGGTCATCAGGGTACTCCTGCAGCAGGTTGAAGAGGGAGGGCGACATGATGGCTGGGCAGAGGAAGCGCAGGAACAGGGAGGCACTGATGAGCCGCTCGCTGATGTCCGGCCGGCCGCGGCTGCTGCACTCTTGCCGCCACGAGGCGAACACCTCCTTCAGCTCCCGCGGGAAGACACTGTGCCGGGACACACGAGGGGGGGCTGGCCGTCAGGCAGGGCGCCGGGACTGGAGGGGGCAGAGCAGGGACCCGGTTCTGGGTCCAATGGAACCGAGTTCCAGCCCTGCTCCACCATGAGGGCTGTGTGAGCCGGCACAGGAGCAGGGCCGCCCGGGCCGCAGTCAGGTGGATCTCTCTCCAAGGGGTTGAGTGGGGTGGGACACAGGCACGGGGGAGCCGGCAGTGAGGGCCAGCTTCCAGAGGGcttcacccccctccccacaTGGCAGGCATCAGGGTCTAGGGGAGAGTGAGGAAAACACAGTAGGAACAGACCACCACTCCATGGTTCCCATCCCTGCCTTTTGAGACTTACTCCCTTGACTCAAATAACGTTATAGAGTTAGAGGTTTTCAGCAGAGCTCGGGGTGATCAAGAAGATGGCTGGATCCTAACCACAGGGTGAGGACATGGCTCCCTTCTCATTGGGGAGGGAAATGGAGGCAGTGGCCTCCCCAGGCGGACCCGGTGAGTGTAGGCCGCATTCCCGGCACCCGGCTGGGGGCTATCTCCTCTGGGCGTTCCCCCCGCTGCTACAGGGAGGCCCCACCAGGCCAAGCTATAAGTGGCCTTCCTATCTTTTCACCCTAGAAGATGGGCGCTCCCCGAAGCCAGAGTCCACCTGGCTCTGTCACTAACTAGCTCAGGGTGCTCTGACCCAGGGCCTGGCCCTCCCTGGGCTTCGGTGTCCTCACTCTCACACTAACAACAAGGCCTGCCCTGCCGAGCTCACAGAGCCATCTTAAGGCTGGGACCCCCCAACACTTTTAAGAGGCTTTGATCAGCTTGAAAAGCTTCTGCCCAACAAGCCCAGCACCTAGCCCGGTGGACTCTGGCAGTGAATGTGGCTGAACCAACAAGGACGTGGCTAGAGAGGAAGTGAGGGCAGGTGACCTTTAGTCCTGGCCTCTGAAGTACCAGGCACAGGACTGGGCAGGGGGCAGGCGCTGAGTGATAACATCTATCAACAGCCTTGTTCAGAACTGAGAGGTGCCTCTGGGCCTCTACAAACgccagaaagaggaaacagaaaatcattGTCCGTGGATATGTTTCCCTGTGTCCCACACCCGGTCCGCCCTGGGAACAGTGGGGCAGAGGGTGAAAACACAGCCTAGCCCAAGGGTGGGAAGTGtgttccagagcgcaggctctctGGCTGCCCCTCTTCCCCTGGTGCCAGGGTTCATTTTCAGCTCAGCCCAAGAGGCCAGGCTGGCCCCAGGTGAGCACCCTGTGTAGCCCTGGGCCAGAGGGCCCTGGGCCGGAGGCGCCCACCCCACTGGCTCTGGCCACTCCCTCTGCCCAGATCCAAGGCTGTCGCTCACCTAGCAGGCCCGCCTCTGCCTGTCCTTCGGGAGCAGCAAAACATTCCCGGGCCCTCCTGTATGCCCAGGCCCGAGCTGGTGAATCTGCCTGGCCCCAGGGCGCTCAGGGTGTGTGCAGGAAACGGACTTGGACAGGCACAATCAGGCACTCTGATGGGAGCGGGGCTGTGAGCGAGGGTGCCCAGGAGAGGGGAGCCGACCATATGCGGTGACCTGAAGGAGGGCTGCAGAGGGGAGCCAGATACAGGCCAGGCCGGGAAAGAACATGatcaaagaaaggagggaggtatGGCTGGGGGTCAGGGGGTGGGAATGGGGTCAGGAGAGTGACCTGGATGGGGACGGGATGCAGGTCCTGAGCTGCAGCAGTGACCGAGGAGGAAACCTCGGCAGCTCCTCCAGTGTGAAAATATACCCACTGCTTGGGGCTGGCGGCACGGTCCCCTGGACAGTGACGAGGCTGTACTCGGCACCAGGTCAGCCGCCACCAGACATACATGCCTGGGACGCTAGCCTTGGAGCCAGGCTAGCACTCCTCAGCGGCCCCGGGACTGATCCTGGCCCCGACCGCGGTCCTGTATGAGCGGCCGGCTCAGCACGCCTCTGCTCCTTTCTGGGGCTGCCAGGAGCCCGCAGACCTCTGTCCCAGTTAAGGCCCAATCCACCTCCTTTGTCCTCTACAGCCCCAGCAGGAGGTCCACACCCGGTGTCCAGGCACCCACACAGGCCCCTGCTGGGCCTGATCACAAGCCTGTGAAGTGAGCACCAGCTCCTACGGACAGGTGAGGAGCCCCAGGTGGGTGCCCGAGCAGGGCCTTGTCAGTCTGGCTCCCTGGGCAGCCCCAGCACCTACAACAGCACCAGCTGGTGCCCACTGTTAAGCATGTGCGATGGATTGCCAGGTCCAGTCCTCACCACTGCACAAACCACGTCCTGCATGTATACTCTGGAACACTGCTTACGTCTGACAGCCCAGAAAGGACCAGGACGGGGGCCTGGCAGCCCAGCGAGACTCAGCGGGGTCAGGCAGAGGGTGGCTTCCAATCCCAGAGCCCCACTCTGAGGCCGTGTGAGGTGCGGGCgtgtcccctctcctctccttattAAACCTCAGCTCTCCCGTTCGTGAGTCGGGGACGATGGAGGAGAGCCCCTCACAGAGCTGTCCGGAGGGAACAAAGCCCGGCACTCTGTAGGCACCTGCACATAAGGACACAGAAGGACAGGGGGGACGCAGGGGTGGGGGGCCCTGGGCAGCTGAGGCCGAGAAGGGCACGGAGGCAGCACTGACCAGTAGGAGTTGATGATCTTGCAGAAGGCCAGCTCGCAGCACATCTTGAGGTTGCCCTGGTGCTCGGGGAGGTCAGCGGCTGAGCACTTGCTCGGGTCCACTTCACAGTTCTCATCCGACTCATACAGCGCTTTGATGAACTCCCCTGTGGCCAGAGGGCAGGAGGGGACAGTGAGGACCTGGCGAGCTTGCCccgcctctgccctctgcccctggcCGGCCCACACGCCCTACCCAGTGCGTCCTGCAGGTACTTCTGGCCCACCAGCTTGAGGTACTCCTCGATGGCCTTGGTGGCCAGCGTGTTCTCCCGGAAGATGAGGTGCTCGTCTCCACAGCGGTCCACCTCCGACATCATCAGGTCTGTCAGGAAGTCCTGTGGAGCCAGGTGAGGAGAGTGGACCTGAGCAG
The Phocoena sinus isolate mPhoSin1 chromosome 6, mPhoSin1.pri, whole genome shotgun sequence DNA segment above includes these coding regions:
- the DAB2IP gene encoding disabled homolog 2-interacting protein isoform X5, yielding MEPSAATPFRVTGFLSRRLKGSIKRTKSQPKLDRNHSFRHILPGFRSAAAAAASASASAADNERSHLMPRLKESRSHESLLSPSSAVEALDLSMEEEVVIKPVHSSILGQDYCFEVTTSSGSKCFSCRSAAERDKWMENLRRAVHPNKDNSRRVEHILKLWVIEAKDLPAKKKYLCELCLDDVLYARTTGKLKTDNVFWGEHFEFHNLPPLRTVTVHLYRETDKKKKKERNSYLGLVSLPAASVAGRQFVEKWYPVVTPNPKSGKGPGPMIRIKARYQTITILPMEMYKEFAEHITNHYLGLCAALEPILSAKTKEEMASALVHILQSTGKVKDFLTDLMMSEVDRCGDEHLIFRENTLATKAIEEYLKLVGQKYLQDALGEFIKALYESDENCEVDPSKCSAADLPEHQGNLKMCCELAFCKIINSYCVFPRELKEVFASWRQECSSRGRPDISERLISASLFLRFLCPAIMSPSLFNLLQEYPDDRTARTLTLIAKVTQNLANFAKFGSKEEYMSFMNQFLEHEWTNMQRFLLEISNPETISNTAGFEGYIDLGRELSSLHSLLWEAVSQLEQSIVSKLGPLPRILRDVHTALSAPGSGQLAGTNDLASTPGSGSSSVSAGLQKVAIENDVSGSSGVQPSPARSSSYSEANEPDLQMANGGKSLSMVDLQDARTLDGEAGSPAGPDALAVDGQAPAAQLVAGWPARVAPVSLAGLATVRRAGQTPSTAGTSEGAPGRPQLLAPLSFQNPVYQMAAGLPLSPRGLGDSGSEGHSSLSSHSNSEDLAAAAKLGSFSSTAEELGRRPGELARRQVSLTEKGGQPPGPRQNSAGPQRRIDQPPPPPPPPPPAPRGRTPPTLLSTLQYPRPSSGTLASASPDWAGPGARLRQQSSSSKGDSPELKPRAVHKQGPSPVSPNALDRTAAWLLTMNAQLLEDEGLGPDPPHRDRLRSKEELSQAEKDLAVLQDKLRISTKKLEEYETLFKCQEETTQKLVLEYQARLEEGEERLRRQQEDKDIQMKGIISRLMSVEEELKKDHAEMQAAVDSKQKIIDAQEKRIASLDAANARLMSALTQLKEREGAARRAGGSESRGPTLVASPPQDCQAARPCPVGPAPQFQEPTGRSAGGGGGGRGGGGQDGAAGAPGPPPISTPSTCPCMRGDPSRL
- the DAB2IP gene encoding disabled homolog 2-interacting protein isoform X4, which produces MEPSAATPFRVTGFLSRRLKGSIKRTKSQPKLDRNHSFRHILPGFRSAAAAAASASASAADNERSHLMPRLKESRSHESLLSPSSAVEALDLSMEEEVVIKPVHSSILGQDYCFEVTTSSGSKCFSCRSAAERDKWMENLRRAVHPNKDNSRRVEHILKLWVIEAKDLPAKKKYLCELCLDDVLYARTTGKLKTDNVFWGEHFEFHNLPPLRTVTVHLYRETDKKKKKERNSYLGLVSLPAASVAGRQFVEKWYPVVTPNPKSGKGPGPMIRIKARYQTITILPMEMYKEFAEHITNHYLGLCAALEPILSAKTKEEMASALVHILQSTGKVKDFLTDLMMSEVDRCGDEHLIFRENTLATKAIEEYLKLVGQKYLQDALGEFIKALYESDENCEVDPSKCSAADLPEHQGNLKMCCELAFCKIINSYCVFPRELKEVFASWRQECSSRGRPDISERLISASLFLRFLCPAIMSPSLFNLLQEYPDDRTARTLTLIAKVTQNLANFAKFGSKEEYMSFMNQFLEHEWTNMQRFLLEISNPETISNTAGFEGYIDLGRELSSLHSLLWEAVSQLEQSIVSKLGPLPRILRDVHTALSAPGSGQLAGTNDLASTPGSGSSSVSAGLQKVAIENDVSGSSGVQPSPARSSSYSEANEPDLQMANGGKSLSMVDLQDARTLDGEAGSPAGPDALAVDGQAPAAQLVAGWPARVAPVSLAGLATVRRAGQTPSTAGTSEGAPGRPQLLAPLSFQNPVYQMAAGLPLSPRGLGDSGSEGHSSLSSHSNSEDLAAAAKLGSFSSTAEELGRRPGELARRQVSLTEKGGQPPGPRQNSAGPQRRIDQPPPPPPPPPPAPRGRTPPTLLSTLQYPRPSSGTLASASPDWAGPGARLRQQSSSSKGDSPELKPRAVHKQGPSPVSPNALDRTAAWLLTMNAQLLEDEGLGPDPPHRDRLRSKEELSQAEKQDLAVLQDKLRISTKKLEEYETLFKCQEETTQKLVLEYQARLEEGEERLRRQQEDKDIQMKGIISRLMSVEEELKKDHAEMQAAVDSKQKIIDAQEKRIASLDAANARLMSALTQLKEREGAARRAGGSESRGPTLVASPPQDCQAARPCPVGPAPQFQEPTGRSAGGGGGGRGGGGQDGAAGAPGPPPISTPSTCPCMRGDPSRL
- the DAB2IP gene encoding disabled homolog 2-interacting protein isoform X11, coding for MEPDSLLDQDDSFESPQERPGSRRSLPGSLSEKSPSMEPSAATPFRVTGFLSRRLKGSIKRTKSQPKLDRNHSFRHILPGFRSAAAAAASASASAADNERSHLMPRLKESRSHESLLSPSSAVEALDLSMEEEVVIKPVHSSILGQDYCFEVTTSSGSKCFSCRSAAERDKWMENLRRAVHPNKDNSRRVEHILKLWVIEAKDLPAKKKYLCELCLDDVLYARTTGKLKTDNVFWGEHFEFHNLPPLRTVTVHLYRETDKKKKKERNSYLGLVSLPAASVAGRQFVEKWYPVVTPNPKSGKGPGPMIRIKARYQTITILPMEMYKEFAEHITNHYLGLCAALEPILSAKTKEEMASALVHILQSTGKVKDFLTDLMMSEVDRCGDEHLIFRENTLATKAIEEYLKLVGQKYLQDALGEFIKALYESDENCEVDPSKCSAADLPEHQGNLKMCCELAFCKIINSYCVFPRELKEVFASWRQECSSRGRPDISERLISASLFLRFLCPAIMSPSLFNLLQEYPDDRTARTLTLIAKVTQNLANFAKFGSKEEYMSFMNQFLEHEWTNMQRFLLEISNPETISNTAGFEGYIDLGRELSSLHSLLWEAVSQLEQSIVSKLGPLPRILRDVHTALSAPGSGQLAGTNDLASTPGSGSSSVSAGLQKVAIENDVSGLIDFTRLPSPTPENKDLFFVTRSSGVQPSPARSSSYSEANEPDLQMANGGKSLSMVDLQDARTLDGEAGSPAGPDALAVDGQAPAAQLVAGWPARVAPVSLAGLATVRRAGQTPSTAGTSEGAPGRPQLLAPLSFQNPVYQMAAGLPLSPRGLGDSGSEGHSSLSSHSNSEDLAAAAKLGSFSSTAEELGRRPGELARRQVSLTEKGGQPPGPRQNSAGPQRRIDQPPPPPPPPPPAPRGRTPPTLLSTLQYPRPSSGTLASASPDWAGPGARLRQQSSSSKGDSPELKPRAVHKQGPSPVSPNALDRTAAWLLTMNAQLLEDEGLGPDPPHRDRLRSKEELSQAEKDLAVLQDKLRISTKKLEEYETLFKCQEETTQKLVLEYQARLEEGEERLRRQQEDKDIQMKGIISRLMSVEEELKKDHAEMQAAVDSKQKIIDAQEKRIASLDAANARLMSALTQLKESMH